Proteins encoded together in one Salmo salar chromosome ssa08, Ssal_v3.1, whole genome shotgun sequence window:
- the zgc:56493 gene encoding thioredoxin: MIIIIEDKEGFDKALEEAGDKLVVVDFTATWCGPCQSIAPFFKGLSENYQSVVFLKVDVDDAPDVASFCDIKCMPTFHFYKNQKKVEEFSGSNQVKLEELVNTHK; this comes from the exons gagGGCTTTGACAAGGCCCTGGAGGAGGCAGGAGATAAGCTGGTGGTTGTGGACTTCACAGCCACGTGGTGCGGCCCCTGTCAGAGCATCGCTCCTTTCTTCAAG ggtctgTCTGAGAATTATCAGAGTGTGGTCTTCCTGAAGGTTGACGTGGACGACGCGCCG GATGTGGCCAGTTTCTGTGACATCAAGTGTATGCCAACATTCCACTTCTACAAGAACCAGAAGAAG GTGGAGGAGTTCTCTGGGTCCAATCAGGTCAAACTGGAGGAGCTGGTCAACACCCACAAATAA